In a genomic window of Pseudomonas oryzihabitans:
- the dgcA gene encoding dimethylglycine demethylation protein DgcA, translating into MAFEAMFQPIQIGKLTIRNRVLSTAHAEVYATDGGMTTERYVKYYEEKAKGGIGLAICGGSSVVAIDSPQHWWSSVNLSTDRIIPHFQNLADAMHKHGAKIMIQITHMGRRSRWDGGHWPTLMSPSGIREPVHRATCKTIEPEEIWRVIGNFAQAARRAKAGGLDGVELSAVHQHMIDQFWSPRVNKRTDEWGGSFENRMRFGMEVLKAVRAEVGDDFCVGMRITGDEFHPDGLSHDDMKQIAKYYADTGMLDFIGVVGSGCDTHNTLANVIPNMTYPPEPFLHLAAGIKEVVNVPVLHAQNIKDPNQATRILEGGYVDMVGMTRAHIADPHLITKIKMGQVDQIRQCVGANYCIDRQYQGLDVLCIQNAATSREYMGLPHIIEKSTGPKRKVVIVGGGPAGMEAARVSAERGHDVTLFEKQEQLGGQITLAARAPQRDQIAGITRWYQLELARLGIDLRLGTAADPATILDLRPDIVILANGGHPFLEQVEHWHAADGLVVSSWDILSGKVEPGKNVLVYDTICEFTGMSVADYLADKGSQVEIVTDDIKPGVAIGGTTFPTYYRSMYPKEVIMTGDLMLEKVYAEGDKKVAVLENEYTGAREERVVDQVVIENGVRPDEGLYYALKEGSRNKGQMDIEALFAIEPQPALGETGNGYLLYRIGDCVAQRNTHAAIYDALRLCKDF; encoded by the coding sequence ATGGCCTTCGAAGCAATGTTCCAGCCGATCCAGATCGGCAAGCTCACCATCCGCAACCGCGTGCTCTCCACGGCCCATGCCGAGGTCTACGCCACCGATGGCGGCATGACCACCGAGCGTTACGTCAAGTATTACGAAGAGAAGGCCAAGGGCGGTATCGGCCTGGCCATCTGCGGTGGTTCCTCGGTGGTCGCCATCGACAGCCCCCAGCACTGGTGGAGTTCGGTCAACCTCTCCACTGACCGCATCATTCCGCATTTCCAGAATCTGGCCGATGCCATGCACAAGCATGGCGCCAAGATCATGATCCAGATCACCCACATGGGTCGGCGCTCGCGTTGGGATGGCGGCCACTGGCCGACCCTGATGTCGCCGTCGGGTATCCGTGAGCCCGTGCACCGCGCCACCTGCAAGACCATCGAGCCGGAAGAGATCTGGCGGGTGATCGGCAACTTCGCGCAAGCTGCCAGACGCGCCAAGGCCGGTGGCCTGGATGGTGTCGAACTGTCCGCCGTGCACCAGCACATGATCGATCAGTTCTGGTCGCCGCGCGTCAACAAGCGTACCGACGAGTGGGGCGGCAGCTTCGAGAACCGTATGAGATTCGGCATGGAGGTGCTCAAGGCCGTACGCGCCGAAGTGGGCGACGACTTCTGCGTCGGCATGCGTATCACCGGGGATGAATTCCACCCGGACGGCCTGTCCCATGACGACATGAAGCAGATCGCCAAGTACTACGCCGACACCGGCATGCTCGACTTCATCGGCGTGGTCGGCTCGGGCTGCGACACCCACAACACCCTGGCCAACGTCATCCCCAACATGACCTATCCGCCGGAGCCCTTCCTGCACCTGGCCGCCGGCATCAAGGAAGTGGTCAACGTCCCGGTGCTGCACGCACAGAACATCAAGGACCCCAACCAGGCCACCCGGATCCTCGAGGGCGGTTACGTCGACATGGTCGGCATGACCCGCGCCCATATCGCCGACCCGCACCTGATCACCAAGATCAAGATGGGCCAGGTTGACCAGATCCGTCAGTGCGTCGGCGCCAACTACTGCATCGACCGCCAGTACCAGGGCCTGGACGTATTGTGCATCCAGAACGCCGCCACCAGCCGCGAATACATGGGTCTGCCGCACATCATCGAGAAGTCCACCGGGCCCAAGCGCAAGGTGGTCATCGTCGGTGGTGGCCCCGCCGGCATGGAAGCCGCTCGCGTTTCCGCCGAGCGCGGCCATGACGTCACCCTGTTCGAGAAGCAGGAGCAACTCGGTGGCCAGATCACCCTGGCTGCCCGCGCCCCGCAGCGCGACCAGATCGCCGGTATCACCCGCTGGTACCAGCTGGAGCTGGCGCGGCTGGGTATCGATCTGCGCCTGGGTACCGCCGCCGATCCGGCGACCATCCTCGATCTGCGCCCGGATATCGTCATCCTGGCCAACGGTGGCCATCCCTTCCTCGAACAGGTCGAGCATTGGCACGCCGCCGACGGCCTGGTCGTCAGCAGCTGGGACATCCTTTCGGGCAAGGTCGAGCCGGGCAAGAACGTGCTGGTATACGACACCATCTGCGAATTCACCGGTATGTCCGTGGCCGACTACCTGGCCGACAAGGGCTCCCAGGTGGAAATCGTCACCGACGATATCAAGCCGGGCGTCGCCATCGGCGGGACCACCTTCCCGACCTACTACCGCAGCATGTATCCCAAGGAAGTGATCATGACCGGCGACCTGATGCTGGAAAAGGTCTACGCCGAGGGCGACAAGAAGGTCGCGGTGCTGGAGAACGAATACACCGGTGCCCGCGAAGAGCGCGTGGTGGATCAGGTCGTCATCGAGAACGGCGTGCGTCCGGACGAGGGGCTCTACTACGCCCTCAAGGAAGGCTCGCGCAACAAGGGCCAGATGGACATCGAAGCCCTGTTCGCCATCGAGCCCCAGCCGGCGCTCGGCGAGACCGGCAATGGCTACCTGCTGTATCGCATCGGCGATTGCGTGGCCCAGCGCAACACCCATGCCGCCATCTACGATGCCCTGCGCCTGTGCAAGGACTTCTAA
- a CDS encoding DUF5943 domain-containing protein — translation MASHAPEMPIQVDDETGVWTTDALPMLYVPRHFFVNNHMGIEEVLGADKYAEILYKAGYKSAWHWCEKEAECHGLQGAAVFEHYMKRLSQRGWGLFETQKLDLETGYAEVKLKHSAFVYVYGKVNRKVDYMFTGWFSGAIDQILAAKGSAIRTVTVQEYSGSEEGHDEGLFVTRPL, via the coding sequence ATGGCCAGCCACGCCCCCGAAATGCCCATCCAGGTCGACGACGAAACCGGCGTCTGGACCACCGACGCCCTGCCGATGCTGTACGTACCCCGGCATTTCTTCGTCAACAACCACATGGGTATCGAAGAAGTCCTGGGCGCCGACAAGTACGCCGAGATCCTCTACAAGGCCGGCTACAAGTCCGCCTGGCACTGGTGCGAAAAGGAAGCCGAGTGCCATGGCCTCCAGGGCGCCGCGGTGTTCGAGCACTACATGAAGCGCCTGTCGCAGCGCGGCTGGGGCCTGTTCGAGACCCAGAAGCTCGATCTGGAGACCGGTTACGCCGAGGTCAAGCTCAAGCATTCGGCCTTCGTCTACGTCTACGGCAAGGTCAATCGCAAGGTCGACTACATGTTCACCGGCTGGTTCTCCGGTGCCATCGACCAGATCCTGGCCGCCAAGGGCAGCGCCATCCGCACCGTGACCGTGCAGGAATACAGCGGCTCCGAAGAGGGCCATGACGAAGGTCTGTTCGTTACCCGTCCGCTGTAA
- the etfB gene encoding electron transfer flavoprotein subunit beta: MSLEQKLPSLDGVNVVALVSVGAHPTSGRARRAEQDARAVELGLRLVGERLRVLHAGDPAEEALRGYLGMGVPALHVLEQPASADALPALGDTLREVGAGLVLTGSQAETGEGSGLLPYLLAETLGWPLVVGLAAVEAVEGGQATVLQALPRGQRRRLRVRLPFVASVDSAAPAPRQSAFGPARRGELQVETTEVVQDSLFENGELQPAKARPKRLKVIKAKTAADRFKAATAKASGDGGQVLKDLAPEAAAAAILKVLREEGVVR, translated from the coding sequence ATGTCGCTTGAGCAGAAGCTGCCGTCACTGGACGGCGTGAATGTCGTGGCCCTGGTCTCCGTCGGTGCCCATCCCACCTCCGGGCGGGCGCGGCGAGCGGAGCAGGATGCCCGCGCCGTAGAACTCGGCCTGCGTCTGGTCGGCGAGCGCCTGCGCGTACTGCATGCCGGTGATCCCGCCGAGGAAGCTCTGCGTGGCTACCTCGGCATGGGCGTGCCGGCCTTGCACGTGCTGGAGCAGCCGGCGAGCGCCGATGCCCTGCCAGCCCTCGGCGACACCCTGCGCGAGGTCGGTGCCGGCCTGGTGCTGACGGGTAGCCAGGCGGAGACGGGCGAGGGCTCCGGGCTGTTGCCCTATCTCCTGGCGGAAACCCTGGGCTGGCCCCTGGTGGTCGGCCTCGCCGCGGTGGAAGCCGTGGAAGGTGGTCAGGCGACCGTGCTGCAAGCCCTGCCGCGTGGTCAGCGCCGTCGACTGCGGGTGCGCCTGCCTTTCGTCGCCAGCGTCGACAGCGCCGCCCCGGCACCCCGGCAAAGCGCCTTCGGCCCCGCCCGTCGTGGCGAGCTGCAGGTGGAGACCACCGAGGTGGTGCAGGACAGCCTGTTCGAAAACGGCGAACTCCAACCGGCCAAGGCGCGCCCCAAGCGCCTCAAGGTGATCAAGGCCAAGACCGCTGCCGACCGCTTCAAGGCCGCCACGGCCAAGGCGTCCGGCGATGGCGGTCAGGTCCTCAAGGATCTGGCTCCCGAAGCCGCGGCCGCCGCCATCCTCAAGGTGTTGCGCGAGGAAGGCGTGGTGCGCTGA
- the choX gene encoding choline ABC transporter substrate-binding protein codes for MPSKTLCSTLLACGLLAAALGSARAADPASCQTVRLGIVGWTDVVATSALAEVMLEGLGYTVKPTTASQQIIMAGMGNRDLDVFLGYWQPTMQPVVQPFVDKGQVKVLTPPLLADAQSTFAVPDYVYEGGLKTFADIARFKDKLGGKIYGIEPGSGANRATAEMIKTNRFGLKDFQLVESSEAGMLSAVRRAEKRKEWIVFFGWKPHPMNLQIKMHYLSGSEDVFGPDEGKATVSVVTTADYPQRCPNVQQLLTNLHLDSAEVSAVMAPILERTAPKDAARAWLKEHPQRLDAFLQGVTTYAGQPAALKL; via the coding sequence ATGCCTTCCAAGACGCTCTGCTCCACCCTCCTCGCCTGCGGCCTGTTGGCCGCCGCCCTGGGCAGTGCCCGCGCGGCCGATCCCGCCAGTTGCCAGACCGTGCGCCTGGGTATCGTCGGCTGGACCGACGTGGTCGCCACCAGTGCCCTGGCCGAGGTCATGCTCGAAGGCCTCGGTTATACGGTCAAGCCGACCACCGCCTCGCAACAGATCATCATGGCGGGCATGGGCAACAGGGACCTGGACGTCTTCCTCGGCTACTGGCAGCCGACCATGCAGCCAGTGGTGCAGCCCTTCGTCGACAAGGGCCAGGTCAAGGTGCTGACCCCGCCGCTGCTAGCCGATGCCCAGTCCACCTTCGCGGTGCCCGACTACGTCTATGAAGGCGGCCTGAAGACCTTCGCCGACATCGCCCGCTTCAAGGACAAGCTCGGCGGCAAGATCTACGGCATCGAGCCGGGCAGCGGCGCCAATCGCGCCACCGCCGAGATGATCAAGACCAACCGCTTCGGCCTCAAGGACTTCCAGCTGGTGGAGTCCAGCGAGGCGGGCATGCTCAGCGCCGTACGCCGGGCCGAGAAGCGCAAGGAATGGATCGTCTTCTTCGGCTGGAAACCGCACCCGATGAATCTGCAGATCAAGATGCACTACCTCAGCGGCAGCGAGGACGTCTTCGGACCCGACGAAGGCAAGGCGACGGTCTCGGTGGTCACCACCGCGGACTATCCGCAGCGCTGCCCCAATGTCCAGCAACTGCTCACCAACCTGCACCTGGACAGCGCCGAAGTCAGCGCCGTGATGGCGCCCATCCTGGAGCGCACCGCGCCCAAGGACGCCGCCCGCGCCTGGCTCAAGGAGCATCCGCAACGCCTCGACGCCTTCCTGCAAGGCGTTACCACCTACGCCGGCCAGCCCGCCGCTCTCAAGCTCTGA
- the etfA gene encoding electron transfer flavoprotein subunit alpha — protein sequence MSIIRRDPRREWIARNRLHPLHASIASSADAEIRWMGPNGLVRKNPHAAAAGFVGPQGLKRIDRSGAQQGGGRRGAAQAVEEQLPLHQIAEPAFYIAVVPDLVSGRLTAHDRDLLGLARQLAGAEGAVLAVVFGEVKETAFDTAGVDRLLHLEGEQFQGYAPEQRVLALRAVNGELQPRHWLLPDSRSGGGELGRRLGAALHERPATRVWQVKDGVATGRAGAGRQDLQQPLPRLVLALPECAEPVGETRHEVLPVQLSGSVARHLPRIEDLGPVAVDPMQIPLGEAEFILSGGNGISDWNLFHSTAAILGATEGASRVAVDDGHMPRNRQVGATGTWVTARVYLAVGISGAVQHLQGIASCDKVIAINTNPGCDMVKRADLSVIGDGDAILAALAQLVEQQRAGGLQDVA from the coding sequence ATGAGCATCATTCGTCGCGACCCGCGCCGCGAGTGGATCGCGCGCAACCGTCTGCATCCCCTGCATGCGAGTATCGCCAGCAGCGCCGATGCCGAAATCCGCTGGATGGGCCCCAACGGCCTCGTCCGCAAGAATCCCCATGCCGCCGCGGCGGGCTTCGTCGGCCCCCAGGGCCTCAAGCGTATCGACCGCAGTGGCGCCCAGCAGGGCGGTGGCCGGCGTGGCGCGGCCCAGGCCGTGGAAGAACAACTGCCGCTACACCAGATCGCCGAGCCGGCCTTCTACATCGCCGTGGTCCCCGACCTGGTCAGCGGTCGCCTGACCGCCCACGATCGCGACCTGCTGGGCCTGGCCCGGCAACTGGCCGGTGCCGAAGGCGCCGTGCTGGCCGTGGTCTTCGGTGAGGTCAAGGAAACCGCCTTCGACACCGCCGGCGTGGATCGCCTGCTGCATCTGGAGGGCGAACAATTCCAGGGCTATGCACCCGAACAACGGGTCCTGGCCCTGCGCGCGGTGAATGGCGAGTTGCAACCGCGTCACTGGTTGCTGCCCGACAGCCGCAGCGGCGGCGGTGAACTGGGTCGGCGCCTGGGCGCGGCCCTGCACGAACGGCCGGCGACTCGCGTCTGGCAGGTCAAGGACGGCGTGGCCACCGGTCGTGCCGGTGCCGGTCGCCAGGATCTGCAACAACCCCTGCCACGTCTGGTGCTGGCCCTGCCGGAGTGCGCGGAGCCGGTCGGCGAGACGCGTCACGAAGTGCTGCCGGTACAGCTGAGCGGCAGCGTCGCTCGCCATCTGCCGCGCATCGAGGATCTCGGTCCGGTAGCGGTCGACCCCATGCAGATTCCCCTGGGCGAAGCCGAATTCATCCTCTCGGGAGGCAACGGCATCAGCGACTGGAACCTATTCCACAGCACCGCCGCCATCCTCGGCGCTACCGAGGGTGCCTCGCGGGTGGCGGTGGACGACGGCCATATGCCGCGCAACCGCCAGGTCGGGGCCACCGGTACCTGGGTCACCGCCCGGGTCTATCTGGCCGTGGGTATCTCCGGTGCCGTACAGCACCTGCAGGGTATCGCCAGTTGCGACAAGGTCATCGCCATCAACACCAATCCGGGTTGCGACATGGTCAAGCGTGCCGATCTGTCGGTGATCGGCGATGGCGACGCCATCCTCGCGGCGCTGGCGCAACTGGTCGAGCAACAGCGCGCAGGAGGATTGCAGGATGTCGCTTGA
- the dgcB gene encoding dimethylglycine demethylation protein DgcB yields the protein MLDTILPILLFAALALTVIGAVRRFSLWRQGRPAQVDWVGGLLKMPRRYLVDLHHVVDRDKYISKTHVATAGGFVLAALLAILVHGFGLHSRVLGWALLAATVCMFTGALFVAKRRRNPPARLSKGPWMRLPKSLLAFAASFFIATLPVAGILPPDFGGWILAAVLAVGVAWGVSELFLGMTWGGPIKHAFAGALHLAWHRRAERFSTPHNASPARSSGLKALDLNDPQAPLGVEKPADFTWNQLLGFDACVQCGRCEAMCPAFAAGQPLNPKKLIQDMVVGLKGGSDAHYFGSPYPGKPVGEHAGGPHLPIVARQGKALVDAETLWSCTTCRACVEECPMMIEHVDAIVDMRRHLTLERGETPNKGAEVLENLIATDNPGGFAPGGRLNWAADLDLPLMKDKGQAEVLFWVGDGAFDMRNQRTLRAFVKVLKAAKVDFAVLGLEERDSGDVARRLGDEATFQQLAKRNIETLSKYRFQTIVSCDPHSFHVLKNEYGALGGNYQVQHHSTFIETLLSRGTLHLGQHALAEQGATITYHDPCYLGRYNGEYEAPRAVLKALGIAVKEMERSGFRSRCCGGGGGAPITDIPGKQRIPDMRMVDIKETGAELVAVGCPQCTLMLEGVVAPRPEIKDIAELVAEAIVEAPLDSKPAAARRPVAEALS from the coding sequence ATGCTCGACACCATCCTCCCCATCCTGCTCTTCGCCGCTCTGGCGCTCACCGTGATCGGTGCCGTGCGGCGTTTCAGTCTCTGGCGGCAGGGCCGTCCCGCCCAGGTCGACTGGGTCGGCGGGCTGCTGAAGATGCCGCGCCGCTACCTGGTGGATCTGCACCACGTGGTCGACCGCGACAAGTACATTTCCAAGACCCACGTGGCCACCGCCGGCGGTTTCGTCCTGGCGGCGCTGCTGGCCATCCTGGTGCACGGCTTCGGTCTGCACAGCCGCGTCCTCGGTTGGGCGCTGCTGGCGGCCACCGTCTGCATGTTCACTGGTGCCCTGTTCGTCGCCAAGCGCCGCCGCAACCCGCCGGCACGGCTGTCCAAGGGTCCCTGGATGCGCCTGCCGAAGAGTCTGCTGGCCTTCGCGGCGAGCTTCTTCATTGCCACCCTGCCGGTCGCCGGCATCCTGCCCCCGGACTTCGGTGGTTGGATTCTCGCCGCTGTCCTCGCGGTCGGCGTAGCCTGGGGCGTATCCGAACTGTTCCTCGGCATGACCTGGGGCGGCCCCATCAAGCACGCCTTCGCCGGTGCTCTGCACCTGGCCTGGCACCGCCGTGCCGAGCGCTTCAGCACCCCGCACAACGCCAGCCCGGCGCGTTCCAGCGGCCTCAAGGCGCTGGATCTGAACGATCCCCAGGCCCCGCTGGGGGTGGAAAAGCCCGCCGACTTCACTTGGAACCAACTGCTCGGCTTCGACGCCTGCGTCCAGTGCGGCCGTTGCGAAGCCATGTGCCCGGCCTTCGCCGCCGGCCAGCCGCTCAACCCCAAGAAGCTGATCCAGGACATGGTGGTCGGCCTCAAGGGTGGTAGCGATGCCCATTATTTCGGCTCGCCCTATCCGGGCAAGCCGGTGGGCGAGCACGCGGGCGGTCCGCACCTGCCCATCGTCGCCCGTCAGGGCAAGGCCCTGGTGGATGCCGAGACCCTCTGGTCCTGCACCACCTGCCGTGCCTGCGTCGAGGAATGCCCGATGATGATCGAGCACGTCGATGCCATCGTCGACATGCGCCGGCACCTGACCCTGGAGCGCGGCGAGACGCCGAACAAGGGCGCCGAGGTACTGGAAAACCTCATCGCCACCGACAACCCCGGCGGCTTCGCCCCGGGTGGACGCCTGAACTGGGCGGCCGACCTGGATCTGCCGCTGATGAAGGACAAGGGCCAGGCCGAGGTGCTGTTCTGGGTCGGCGACGGTGCCTTCGACATGCGCAACCAACGCACCCTGCGCGCCTTCGTCAAGGTGCTCAAGGCGGCCAAGGTGGACTTCGCCGTGCTCGGCCTGGAAGAGCGCGACAGCGGTGACGTGGCCCGTCGCCTGGGCGACGAGGCGACCTTCCAGCAGTTGGCCAAGCGCAACATCGAGACGCTGAGCAAATATCGCTTCCAGACCATCGTCTCCTGCGACCCCCACAGCTTCCATGTGCTCAAGAACGAATACGGTGCCCTGGGTGGCAACTACCAGGTCCAGCACCACAGCACCTTCATCGAGACACTGCTCAGCCGCGGCACCCTGCACCTGGGCCAGCATGCCCTGGCCGAACAGGGTGCCACCATCACCTATCACGACCCCTGCTACCTGGGCCGCTACAACGGCGAGTACGAGGCCCCGCGCGCCGTGCTCAAGGCGCTGGGCATCGCGGTCAAGGAGATGGAGCGTTCCGGTTTCCGTTCGCGTTGCTGTGGCGGTGGCGGCGGTGCTCCCATCACCGACATCCCCGGCAAGCAGCGGATTCCCGATATGCGCATGGTCGACATCAAGGAAACCGGCGCCGAGCTGGTGGCCGTGGGTTGCCCCCAGTGCACCCTGATGCTGGAAGGCGTGGTCGCCCCACGCCCGGAAATCAAGGACATCGCCGAGCTGGTGGCCGAGGCCATTGTCGAGGCACCGCTGGACAGCAAGCCTGCGGCTGCGCGTCGGCCGGTCGCGGAGGCCCTGTCGTGA
- a CDS encoding dipeptidase, which yields MNATELHADSIVIDGLIIAKWNRELFEDMRKGGLTAANCTVSVWEGFQATVNNIAASQKLIRECSDLVVQVRTTAEIRQAKAQGKTGILFGFQNAHAFEDQIGYVEIFKQLGVGIVQMCYNTQNLVGTGCYERDGGLSGFGREIVAEMNRVGIMCDLSHVGSKTSEEVILESKKPVCYSHCLPSGLKEHPRNKSDEELKFIADHGGFVGVTMFAPFLAKGIDSTIDDYAEAIEYVMNLVGEDSIGIGTDFTQGHGHDFFEWLTHDKGYARRLTSFGKIVNPLGIRTVGEFPNLTETLLKRGMPERTVRKVMGENWMRILGEVWGE from the coding sequence ATGAATGCCACCGAACTCCACGCCGACAGCATCGTCATCGACGGGCTGATCATCGCCAAGTGGAACCGCGAACTCTTCGAAGACATGCGCAAGGGCGGCCTGACCGCCGCGAACTGCACCGTCTCGGTGTGGGAAGGCTTCCAGGCGACGGTCAACAACATCGCAGCCAGCCAGAAACTGATCCGCGAGTGCAGCGACCTGGTGGTCCAGGTGCGTACCACCGCCGAGATCCGTCAGGCCAAGGCCCAGGGCAAGACCGGCATCCTGTTCGGCTTCCAGAACGCCCACGCCTTCGAAGACCAGATCGGCTACGTCGAGATCTTCAAGCAGCTCGGCGTCGGCATCGTGCAGATGTGCTACAACACCCAGAACCTGGTGGGCACCGGTTGCTACGAGCGTGACGGCGGCCTGTCCGGCTTCGGTCGCGAGATCGTCGCCGAGATGAACCGCGTCGGCATCATGTGCGACCTCTCCCACGTCGGCTCCAAGACCAGCGAGGAAGTCATCCTCGAGTCCAAGAAGCCGGTCTGCTACTCCCACTGCCTGCCCTCGGGTCTCAAGGAACATCCGCGCAACAAGTCGGACGAAGAACTCAAGTTCATCGCCGACCACGGCGGCTTCGTCGGCGTGACCATGTTCGCCCCCTTCCTGGCCAAGGGCATCGACTCGACCATCGACGATTACGCCGAAGCCATCGAGTATGTGATGAACCTGGTCGGCGAAGACTCCATCGGCATCGGTACCGACTTCACCCAGGGCCACGGCCATGACTTCTTCGAGTGGCTGACCCACGACAAGGGTTACGCCCGCCGCCTGACCAGCTTCGGCAAGATCGTCAATCCGCTGGGCATCCGTACCGTCGGTGAATTCCCCAACCTGACCGAGACCCTGCTCAAGCGCGGCATGCCCGAGCGCACCGTGCGCAAGGTCATGGGCGAGAACTGGATGCGCATCCTCGGCGAAGTCTGGGGCGAATGA
- a CDS encoding 3-keto-5-aminohexanoate cleavage protein: MNTDVIITCALTGAGDTVGRNPYVPVTPAQIAEAALEAARAGATVVHAHVRDPATGKPSRDVALYREVVERIREADVDIIVNLTAGMGGDLEIGPGETPTEFGPGSDLVGPLTRLLHIEELRPDICTLDCGTLNFGDGDFIYVSTPAQLRAGAKRITELGVKAELEIFDTGHLWFAKQLLKEGLLEDPLFQICLGIPWGAPADTTTMKAMVDNLPAGACWAGFGIGRMQMPMAAQAMLLGGNVRVGLEDNLWLDRGVHATNGSLVERVIQIIERLGGRALSPAEGRQKMNLGGAR; this comes from the coding sequence ATGAACACCGATGTCATCATTACCTGCGCCCTCACCGGTGCCGGTGATACCGTAGGCCGCAATCCCTACGTTCCCGTTACCCCGGCGCAGATCGCCGAGGCTGCCCTGGAGGCCGCCCGCGCGGGCGCCACGGTGGTGCACGCCCATGTGCGCGACCCGGCCACCGGCAAGCCGAGTCGCGACGTGGCGCTCTATCGCGAGGTGGTCGAGCGCATCCGCGAGGCGGACGTCGACATCATCGTCAACCTCACCGCCGGTATGGGCGGCGACCTGGAGATCGGCCCGGGCGAGACGCCCACCGAATTCGGACCCGGCTCGGATCTGGTCGGCCCGCTGACCCGCCTGCTGCATATCGAGGAGCTGCGCCCGGACATCTGCACCCTGGACTGCGGCACCCTCAACTTCGGCGATGGCGACTTCATCTATGTCTCCACCCCCGCGCAACTGCGCGCCGGGGCCAAGCGCATCACCGAGCTGGGGGTGAAGGCCGAGCTGGAGATCTTCGACACCGGCCATCTCTGGTTCGCCAAGCAGTTGCTCAAGGAAGGCCTGCTGGAAGACCCGCTGTTCCAGATCTGCCTGGGTATTCCCTGGGGTGCACCCGCCGACACCACCACCATGAAGGCCATGGTCGACAACCTGCCAGCGGGCGCCTGCTGGGCCGGCTTCGGCATCGGCCGCATGCAGATGCCCATGGCCGCCCAGGCCATGCTGCTGGGCGGCAACGTACGGGTCGGCCTGGAAGACAACCTCTGGCTGGACCGTGGCGTCCATGCCACCAACGGCAGCCTGGTGGAACGGGTCATACAGATCATCGAGCGGCTGGGCGGGCGGGCTCTCAGCCCGGCCGAAGGGCGTCAGAAGATGAACCTGGGAGGTGCCCGATGA
- a CDS encoding GlxA family transcriptional regulator yields the protein MSQSFAFLLLPGFSALGFISTLEPLRVANRFRPGSYAWRILGREGAAVTASNGMSLNVDGGLEPLAPGTTLFVVAGFEPLAHYDDGLATWLRQVARHGHPLGGIDTGALILAKAGLLDGYRVTLHWEAVAAFREAWPQLEVTGELFEIDRGRITCAGGTASLDLLLELIGRSHGSDLTVQVSEQFVLGRIRPPREHQRLQVAQRYGIANRKLIRVVERMERHTETPLGTLELAAGIQVTRRQLERLFRLYLDTTPSTFYLQLRLDKARQLLQQGDASVLEVALACGFQSASYFSRCYRQRFGLSPRDDRPRRDSGRLAATNALSTVEVFPLG from the coding sequence ATGTCGCAGTCCTTTGCCTTCCTCCTGCTGCCCGGTTTTTCCGCGCTGGGCTTCATCTCCACTCTGGAACCCCTGCGGGTGGCCAACCGCTTTCGCCCCGGCAGCTACGCCTGGCGCATCCTCGGTCGCGAGGGCGCCGCCGTGACCGCCAGCAACGGCATGTCGCTCAACGTCGATGGCGGCCTCGAGCCCCTGGCGCCCGGCACTACCCTGTTCGTAGTAGCCGGTTTCGAGCCCCTGGCCCATTACGACGACGGCCTCGCCACCTGGTTGCGCCAGGTCGCGAGGCATGGCCATCCCCTGGGCGGCATCGATACCGGTGCCCTGATCCTGGCCAAGGCCGGGCTGCTGGACGGCTACCGCGTTACCCTGCACTGGGAGGCGGTTGCGGCCTTTCGCGAAGCCTGGCCGCAATTGGAAGTCACCGGCGAGCTATTCGAGATCGACCGTGGGCGCATCACCTGCGCCGGGGGCACGGCGAGCCTCGACCTGCTGCTGGAGCTGATCGGTCGCAGCCACGGCAGCGACCTGACGGTGCAGGTCTCCGAACAATTCGTCCTCGGCCGCATCCGACCGCCGCGCGAACACCAGCGGCTACAGGTGGCGCAACGCTACGGCATCGCCAATCGCAAGCTGATCCGCGTGGTGGAGCGCATGGAGCGCCACACCGAGACGCCCCTGGGGACCCTGGAGCTGGCCGCCGGCATCCAGGTGACCCGGCGCCAACTGGAGCGGCTGTTCCGCCTCTATCTGGATACGACGCCCTCGACCTTCTATCTGCAGTTGCGCCTGGACAAGGCGCGCCAGCTCCTGCAACAGGGCGATGCCAGTGTGCTGGAGGTCGCGCTGGCCTGCGGCTTCCAATCCGCCTCCTATTTTTCCCGCTGCTACCGCCAGCGCTTCGGCCTGAGCCCCCGCGATGATCGTCCGCGCCGCGACTCTGGTCGTCTCGCGGCGACCAACGCCTTGTCAACGGTCGAAGTCTTCCCGCTAGGCTAG